A stretch of the Macaca mulatta isolate MMU2019108-1 chromosome 16, T2T-MMU8v2.0, whole genome shotgun sequence genome encodes the following:
- the CD300H gene encoding protein CD300H isoform X1 gives MTQRAGAALLPSALLLLCVPGCLTVSGPSTVMGTVGESLSVQCQYEEKYKTFNKYWCRQPCLPIWHEMVETRGSEGMVRSDRVVITDHPGDLTFTVTLENLTADDAGKYRCGIATILQEDGLSGFLPDPFFQVQVLVSSASSTENSVKTPGSPTRPSQCEGSLPSCAYFLLLPLLKVPLLLSILGAILWVNRPWRTP, from the exons ATGACCCAGAGGGCTGGGGCTGCCCTGCTGCCGTCAGCTCTGCTCCTTCTCTGTGTCCCAG GCTGTCTGACTGTGAGTGGCCCCAGCACTGTGATGGGCACCGTGGGGGAGTCCCTGAGCGTTCAGTGTCAGTATGAAGAGAAATACAAGACATTTAACAAATACTGGTGCAGACAACCATGCTTGCCAATTTGGCATGAAATGGTGGAGACCAGAGGGTCCGAGGGAATGGTGAGGAGTGACCGAGTGGTCATCACAGACCATCCTGGGGACCTCACCTTCACCGTGACATTGGAGAACCTCACGGCAGACGATGCAGGAAAATACCGATGTGGGATTGCAACAATACTGCAGGAAGATGGCCTGTCTGGCTTCCTGCCTGATCCcttcttccaggttcaagtgctgGTCTCCTCGG CCTCCAGTACTGAGAACTCTGTGAAGACACCTggatctcccaccaggcccagccaatgCGAAGG GTCCCTGCCCAGCTGCGCCTACTTCCTGCTTCTCCCACTCCTGAAGGTGCCTCTGCTCCTGAGCATACTCGGTGCTATCCTCTGGGTGAACAGGCCTTGGAGGACTCCTTAG
- the CD300H gene encoding protein CD300H isoform X3, which translates to MTQRAGAALLPSALLLLCVPGCLTVSGPSTVMGTVGESLSVQCQYEEKYKTFNKYWCRQPCLPIWHEMVETRGSEGMVRSDRVVITDHPGDLTFTVTLENLTADDAGKYRCGIATILQEDGLSGFLPDPFFQVQVLVSSGPCPAAPTSCFSHS; encoded by the exons ATGACCCAGAGGGCTGGGGCTGCCCTGCTGCCGTCAGCTCTGCTCCTTCTCTGTGTCCCAG GCTGTCTGACTGTGAGTGGCCCCAGCACTGTGATGGGCACCGTGGGGGAGTCCCTGAGCGTTCAGTGTCAGTATGAAGAGAAATACAAGACATTTAACAAATACTGGTGCAGACAACCATGCTTGCCAATTTGGCATGAAATGGTGGAGACCAGAGGGTCCGAGGGAATGGTGAGGAGTGACCGAGTGGTCATCACAGACCATCCTGGGGACCTCACCTTCACCGTGACATTGGAGAACCTCACGGCAGACGATGCAGGAAAATACCGATGTGGGATTGCAACAATACTGCAGGAAGATGGCCTGTCTGGCTTCCTGCCTGATCCcttcttccaggttcaagtgctgGTCTCCTCGG GTCCCTGCCCAGCTGCGCCTACTTCCTGCTTCTCCCACTCCTGA
- the CD300H gene encoding protein CD300H isoform X2, with translation MTQRAGAALLPSALLLLCVPGCLTVSGPSTVMGTVGESLSVQCQYEEKYKTFNKYWCRQPCLPIWHEMVETRGSEGMVRSDRVVITDHPGDLTFTVTLENLTADDAGKYRCGIATILQEDGLSGFLPDPFFQVQVLVSSASSTENSVKTPGSPTRPSQCEG, from the exons ATGACCCAGAGGGCTGGGGCTGCCCTGCTGCCGTCAGCTCTGCTCCTTCTCTGTGTCCCAG GCTGTCTGACTGTGAGTGGCCCCAGCACTGTGATGGGCACCGTGGGGGAGTCCCTGAGCGTTCAGTGTCAGTATGAAGAGAAATACAAGACATTTAACAAATACTGGTGCAGACAACCATGCTTGCCAATTTGGCATGAAATGGTGGAGACCAGAGGGTCCGAGGGAATGGTGAGGAGTGACCGAGTGGTCATCACAGACCATCCTGGGGACCTCACCTTCACCGTGACATTGGAGAACCTCACGGCAGACGATGCAGGAAAATACCGATGTGGGATTGCAACAATACTGCAGGAAGATGGCCTGTCTGGCTTCCTGCCTGATCCcttcttccaggttcaagtgctgGTCTCCTCGG CCTCCAGTACTGAGAACTCTGTGAAGACACCTggatctcccaccaggcccagccaatgCGAAGGGTAA